The following are from one region of the Abiotrophia defectiva ATCC 49176 genome:
- a CDS encoding GNAT family N-acetyltransferase encodes MEFVRTERGFEGYNAAGEVVAEITYRPTEDPKVVIADHTFVDDSLRGQGVAQELLDTLVAAMKAEGKKIKAECSYVVAKFQRDSQYDAVNADKD; translated from the coding sequence ATGGAATTTGTAAGAACAGAAAGAGGATTTGAAGGCTATAATGCAGCAGGAGAGGTCGTGGCTGAGATTACTTATCGGCCGACAGAAGATCCCAAGGTAGTCATTGCCGACCATACTTTTGTGGACGATAGTTTGCGTGGCCAGGGTGTCGCCCAAGAACTCTTGGACACCTTAGTAGCGGCTATGAAGGCTGAAGGCAAAAAGATTAAGGCAGAATGCTCTTATGTAGTAGCTAAGTTCCAACGTGACTCGCAGTATGATGCGGTCAATGCCGATAAGGACTAG
- the lysS gene encoding lysine--tRNA ligase translates to MTEQHQDVQAELNDQLLVRREKMAQMAEAGVNPFAAGFSRDHLSAQILHEYSEVDKEALEEKKIPVRVAGRMVSKRGKGKAGFAHLLDMDGKIQIYVRQDSVGEDSYQWFKAADLGDIVGVVGYVFKTNTGELSVFAQEFHPLTKALRPLPDKYHGLTNVEQRYRQRYLDLISNEESRERFILRSKIVREIRRFLDDQGYLEVETPVLHTIAGGATARPFVTHHNALDMELYLRIATELHLKRLVVGGIEKVYELGRIFRNEGIDTTHNPEFTTIECYTAYQVYTDVMDLIEGMLKKVAERVLNKTSLEYHGHTIELGQPWARRHMVDLIKEVTGVDFWQAMDFDQAKALAKEHGVELNDHDTTVGHVINAFFEEHCEDKCIQPTFVYGHPVEVSPLARKNEEDPRFTDRFELFIVGKEYANAFTELSDPIDQRQRFEAQMEEKNKGNDEAQPMDDEFIEALEYGMPPTGGWGLGIDRLVMLFTGATAIRDVLLFPTMRHHS, encoded by the coding sequence ATGACTGAACAACATCAAGATGTCCAGGCTGAACTTAACGACCAGCTTTTGGTTCGTCGTGAGAAAATGGCCCAAATGGCAGAAGCGGGCGTAAACCCTTTTGCGGCGGGCTTTAGCCGGGACCATTTATCTGCCCAAATCTTGCACGAATACAGTGAGGTTGACAAAGAAGCTTTAGAAGAAAAGAAAATCCCTGTTCGTGTGGCAGGCCGTATGGTCTCCAAACGTGGTAAGGGTAAGGCTGGTTTTGCCCATCTCTTAGACATGGATGGCAAGATTCAAATTTACGTCCGCCAAGATTCAGTAGGTGAAGATAGTTACCAATGGTTTAAGGCCGCAGACTTGGGCGACATTGTCGGCGTTGTCGGCTATGTCTTCAAGACCAATACAGGTGAGCTTTCGGTCTTCGCCCAAGAATTCCATCCCCTAACCAAGGCCTTACGTCCTCTGCCAGATAAATACCATGGCTTAACCAATGTAGAGCAACGTTACCGCCAACGTTACTTGGACCTTATTAGTAACGAAGAAAGCCGCGAACGCTTTATCTTGCGTTCTAAGATTGTGCGCGAAATCCGCCGTTTCTTAGACGACCAAGGTTACTTGGAAGTTGAAACACCAGTTCTGCATACCATCGCGGGTGGGGCAACCGCTCGTCCATTCGTAACCCACCACAATGCCTTGGATATGGAGCTCTATCTCCGCATCGCGACTGAGTTGCACCTCAAACGCTTGGTAGTTGGTGGGATTGAGAAGGTTTATGAGTTAGGGCGGATCTTCCGTAATGAAGGGATTGATACCACCCACAACCCAGAATTTACCACTATCGAATGTTATACGGCTTACCAAGTTTATACAGATGTCATGGACTTGATTGAAGGCATGCTGAAGAAGGTAGCTGAGCGTGTCCTCAACAAGACTAGCTTGGAGTATCACGGTCACACTATTGAGTTAGGTCAACCTTGGGCTCGTCGCCATATGGTAGACTTGATTAAAGAAGTTACAGGTGTGGACTTCTGGCAAGCCATGGACTTCGACCAAGCCAAAGCTTTGGCTAAGGAGCATGGTGTAGAACTCAACGACCACGATACTACTGTGGGGCATGTCATCAATGCCTTCTTCGAAGAGCACTGTGAAGATAAGTGTATCCAACCAACCTTCGTTTACGGCCACCCAGTGGAAGTATCACCATTGGCACGTAAGAACGAAGAAGACCCACGCTTCACTGACCGTTTCGAGCTCTTCATTGTAGGTAAGGAATACGCCAACGCCTTCACAGAGTTGAGCGATCCAATTGATCAACGTCAGCGTTTTGAAGCGCAAATGGAAGAAAAGAACAAAGGGAACGATGAAGCTCAACCAATGGATGATGAGTTCATTGAAGCGCTGGAATATGGGATGCCTCCAACTGGTGGTTGGGGCTTAGGGATTGACCGTCTGGTAATGCTCTTCACGGGCGCTACTGCTATCCGCGACGTCCTCCTCTTCCCAACTATGCGCCACCATTCATAA
- the tuf gene encoding elongation factor Tu codes for MAKQKFDRSKPHVNIGTIGHVDHGKTTLSAAIATVLAKQGFGEARSYDQIDNAPEEKERGITINTSHIEYETANRHYAHVDCPGHADYVKNMITGAAQMDGAILVVSAADGPMPQTREHILLSRQVGVPYIVVFLNKVDMVDDEELLELVEMEVRDLLSEYDFPGDDTPVIAGSALKALEGDANYEAKVLELMEQVDAYIPEPERDTDKPFMMPVEDVFSITGRGTVATGRVERGQVRVGDEVEIVGIEEETSKTTVTGVEMFRKLLDYAEAGDNVGTLLRGVTRDQIQRGQVLSKPGSITPHTKFEAEVYVLSKEEGGRHTPFFSNYRPQFYFRTTDVTGVVTLPEGTEMVMPGDNVQMVVELIHPIAIEEGTKFSIREGGRTVGAGVVSKVLA; via the coding sequence ATGGCAAAACAAAAATTTGACCGTTCTAAACCACACGTAAACATTGGTACAATTGGTCACGTTGACCATGGTAAAACTACCTTATCAGCTGCAATCGCAACTGTATTAGCTAAACAAGGTTTCGGTGAAGCTCGTTCATACGACCAAATCGATAACGCTCCAGAAGAAAAAGAACGTGGGATCACAATCAACACTTCTCACATCGAGTACGAAACAGCTAACCGTCACTACGCTCACGTTGACTGCCCAGGTCACGCGGACTACGTTAAAAACATGATCACTGGTGCTGCTCAAATGGACGGCGCGATCCTCGTTGTATCTGCTGCTGACGGCCCAATGCCACAAACTCGTGAACACATCCTCTTGTCTCGTCAAGTTGGTGTTCCTTACATCGTAGTATTCTTGAACAAAGTTGACATGGTTGACGACGAAGAATTGCTCGAATTAGTTGAAATGGAAGTTCGTGACCTCTTGTCTGAATACGACTTCCCAGGCGACGACACTCCAGTTATCGCTGGTTCAGCTTTGAAAGCTTTAGAAGGCGACGCTAACTACGAAGCTAAAGTTTTAGAATTGATGGAACAAGTTGATGCTTACATTCCAGAACCAGAACGTGACACTGACAAGCCATTCATGATGCCAGTCGAAGACGTATTCTCTATCACTGGTCGTGGTACTGTTGCAACTGGTCGTGTTGAACGTGGTCAAGTTCGCGTTGGTGACGAAGTTGAAATCGTTGGTATCGAAGAAGAAACTTCTAAGACTACCGTTACCGGTGTTGAAATGTTCCGTAAGTTATTGGATTACGCTGAAGCTGGGGACAACGTTGGTACCTTGTTACGTGGTGTAACTCGTGACCAAATCCAACGTGGTCAAGTATTATCTAAACCAGGTTCAATCACTCCACACACTAAGTTCGAAGCTGAAGTGTACGTATTGTCTAAAGAAGAAGGTGGTCGTCACACTCCATTCTTCTCTAACTACCGTCCACAATTCTACTTCCGTACAACTGACGTAACTGGTGTTGTTACTTTACCAGAAGGTACTGAAATGGTTATGCCAGGCGACAACGTACAAATGGTTGTTGAATTGATCCACCCAATCGCGATCGAAGAAGGGACTAA
- the rpsL gene encoding 30S ribosomal protein S12 gives MPTINQLVNKPRKTKVVKSNSPALNKGYNSFKKTQTDNNSPQKRGVCTRVGTMTPKKPNSALRKYARVRLSNLMEVTAYIPGIGHNLQEHSVVLIRGGRVKDLPGVRYHIVRGALDTAGVNDRKQGRSKYGTKRPKG, from the coding sequence ATGCCAACTATTAACCAATTAGTTAATAAACCTCGTAAAACCAAAGTCGTTAAGTCAAACTCACCTGCATTAAACAAAGGGTACAACAGTTTCAAGAAGACCCAAACGGACAACAACTCTCCACAAAAACGTGGGGTATGTACTCGTGTGGGTACCATGACACCGAAGAAACCTAACTCAGCTTTACGTAAATATGCCCGTGTACGTTTGTCTAACTTGATGGAAGTGACAGCTTACATCCCAGGGATCGGTCACAACTTACAAGAACACAGCGTTGTTTTAATCCGCGGTGGTCGTGTAAAAGACTTACCAGGGGTACGTTACCACATCGTTCGTGGTGCGCTTGACACTGCTGGTGTTAACGATCGTAAACAAGGCCGTTCTAAATACGGTACCAAACGTCCTAAAGGCTAA
- a CDS encoding MmcQ/YjbR family DNA-binding protein, with the protein MKIKLGQPLSQATLAEWGFENGQARHVLAEGEFELRMTMSDQELELVVYDLAMEEPYTLFEVASASGALVTALRQQVDDILNRILGQQIQDNPLVERLVEHVKATYGLAPAHPFKRHPEIIGFKLPTVDKLFGIFLPVDYCRLDKTSSRSDQVLVLNLKGQPDQILERIDNCRYFPAYHMNKKHWFSVLLDAQTDWNQLTSLLAESYRLVKK; encoded by the coding sequence ATGAAGATAAAACTAGGTCAGCCTTTGAGCCAGGCCACACTAGCAGAATGGGGTTTTGAAAATGGCCAGGCGCGCCATGTCTTGGCCGAAGGGGAATTTGAGCTTCGAATGACTATGTCAGACCAGGAGCTAGAACTGGTGGTCTATGATTTGGCCATGGAGGAACCCTACACCTTGTTTGAGGTAGCCAGTGCCAGTGGGGCGCTGGTAACAGCCCTACGCCAGCAAGTGGATGATATTCTCAATCGGATTTTAGGCCAGCAGATTCAAGACAATCCGCTAGTAGAGCGATTGGTGGAGCATGTGAAGGCGACTTACGGGCTGGCACCAGCCCATCCCTTTAAGCGCCATCCGGAAATAATAGGCTTCAAGCTGCCGACGGTCGATAAGCTATTTGGTATCTTTTTGCCGGTCGACTATTGTCGGCTAGATAAAACGAGTTCGCGGTCTGACCAGGTGCTGGTGCTTAATCTTAAGGGCCAGCCCGACCAAATTCTTGAGCGCATCGATAATTGCCGCTATTTCCCTGCCTATCATATGAACAAGAAACATTGGTTTAGTGTTCTGCTAGATGCACAGACGGATTGGAATCAGCTGACCAGTTTGTTAGCGGAAAGCTATCGCTTAGTTAAGAAATAA
- a CDS encoding NUDIX hydrolase: protein MPEVWELVDVNKQLTGIRHLRGQEALIPPGHYHLVARVLVMDAKGQILLTQRSHGKAHYPDYWEFGANGSVLAGESSELAACRELWEETGIKVSPHDLVWLEDYRYDNWWLDIYGVVLADLAPALVLDPEENQAWVWLAPDQLEQWQAKLVPGDWERWQAVASKLLALREEVDK from the coding sequence ATGCCAGAAGTATGGGAACTAGTCGATGTCAATAAGCAATTGACTGGCATCAGACATTTGAGGGGGCAAGAAGCCCTCATCCCACCAGGTCATTATCATCTGGTGGCGCGCGTTTTGGTAATGGATGCAAAGGGTCAGATTCTACTGACCCAGCGTAGTCATGGTAAGGCCCATTATCCTGATTATTGGGAATTTGGCGCCAATGGCTCAGTTTTGGCAGGCGAAAGCTCGGAACTTGCTGCTTGTCGCGAGTTGTGGGAGGAGACAGGGATTAAGGTGTCGCCCCATGACTTGGTCTGGTTGGAAGACTATCGCTATGATAATTGGTGGCTAGATATTTACGGAGTTGTTTTAGCGGATCTGGCGCCCGCCCTTGTTTTGGACCCAGAGGAAAATCAGGCCTGGGTTTGGCTTGCGCCAGACCAGTTGGAGCAATGGCAGGCCAAACTTGTGCCGGGCGACTGGGAACGTTGGCAGGCAGTTGCCAGCAAGTTGTTAGCATTGAGAGAGGAGGTTGACAAATGA
- the rpsG gene encoding 30S ribosomal protein S7 gives MPRKGAIAKREVLPDPLYNSKLVTRTINRLMLDGKRGKAATILYAAFDIVREQTGQDPMEVFEQAIENIMPLLEVKARRVGGSNYQVPVEVRPERRYTLAIRWLVSYSRLRGEKTMELRLAREIMDAANNTGASVKKREDMHKMAEANKAFAHYRW, from the coding sequence ATGCCTCGTAAAGGTGCAATCGCAAAACGCGAAGTTTTGCCAGATCCACTCTACAATTCAAAATTAGTTACTCGCACAATTAACCGTTTAATGCTCGATGGTAAACGCGGTAAAGCTGCTACTATCTTATATGCTGCTTTCGATATCGTGCGCGAACAAACCGGTCAAGACCCAATGGAAGTTTTCGAACAAGCAATCGAAAACATCATGCCATTATTAGAAGTTAAAGCTCGCCGTGTAGGGGGTTCTAACTACCAAGTACCAGTTGAAGTACGTCCAGAACGTCGTTACACCTTAGCCATCCGTTGGTTGGTAAGCTACTCTCGCTTACGTGGTGAAAAGACCATGGAATTACGTTTAGCGCGTGAAATCATGGATGCAGCTAACAACACTGGTGCATCAGTTAAGAAACGCGAAGACATGCATAAAATGGCAGAAGCCAACAAAGCATTCGCTCATTACCGTTGGTAA
- the fusA gene encoding elongation factor G: MAKREFSLEKTRNIGIMAHIDAGKTTTTERVLYYTGRIHKIGETHEGASQMDWMEQEQERGITITSAATTAQWANHRINIIDTPGHVDFTVEVERSLRVLDGAVALLDAQSGVEPQTETVWRQATTYGVPRLVFINKMDKIGADFLYSVRTLHERLQANAHPVQLPIGAEDEFSGIIDLVEMKAYNYTNDLGTDIEEIEIPGDLQDLAEEWRTKLVEAVAETDEELMMAYLEGEEIDVPTLKAAIRKATVAADFYPVFCGSAFKNKGVQLMLDGVIDYLPSPLDVPAIKGIDPDTDAEVERHASDEEPFSALAFKVMTDPFVGRLTFFRVYSGTLQSGSYVQNATKGKRERVGRILQMHANHRQEIPEVFSGDIAAAVGLKDTTTGDTLCDEKNEVILESMEFPEPVIEVAIEPKSKADQDKMGVALQKLAEEDPTFRAYTNQETGETVIAGMGELHLDIIVDRMRREFKVEANVGAPQVSYRETFRAATQAEGKFVRQSGGKGQYGHVWIEFTPNEEGAGFEFENAIVGGVVPREYIPAVEAGLKDAMENGVLAGFPMVDIKAKLYDGSYHDVDSSETAFKVAASLALRAAAKKANPSILEPMMAVEITVPEEYFGDVMGHVNSRRGRVEGSEVRGNAQIVKGMIPLSEMFGYATTLRSATQGRGTFSMTFDHYEDVPKSIAEEIIKKYGGKSED; this comes from the coding sequence ATGGCAAAAAGAGAATTTTCGCTAGAGAAAACTCGTAATATTGGTATCATGGCCCACATCGATGCTGGTAAAACCACCACGACTGAACGTGTCTTGTACTATACCGGCCGTATCCACAAAATTGGTGAAACCCACGAAGGGGCTTCCCAAATGGACTGGATGGAGCAAGAACAAGAACGTGGGATTACCATCACCTCTGCCGCAACTACTGCGCAATGGGCTAACCACCGGATTAACATCATCGACACACCAGGGCACGTGGACTTCACTGTCGAAGTAGAACGTTCTCTCCGGGTTCTTGATGGTGCCGTTGCCTTATTGGATGCTCAGTCTGGGGTAGAACCTCAAACTGAAACCGTATGGCGTCAAGCTACCACTTACGGTGTTCCTCGCTTGGTCTTCATCAACAAGATGGACAAGATTGGTGCGGACTTCTTATACTCTGTAAGAACCTTGCACGAACGCTTACAAGCAAACGCTCATCCAGTTCAATTACCAATTGGTGCTGAAGATGAGTTCTCAGGTATCATTGACTTAGTGGAAATGAAAGCCTACAACTACACTAACGACTTAGGGACTGACATTGAAGAAATCGAAATCCCAGGTGACTTACAAGATTTAGCTGAAGAATGGCGTACTAAGTTAGTTGAAGCAGTTGCTGAAACTGACGAAGAACTCATGATGGCTTACTTGGAAGGCGAAGAAATCGACGTACCTACCTTGAAAGCAGCAATCCGTAAAGCAACTGTTGCAGCGGACTTCTACCCAGTATTCTGTGGTTCTGCCTTCAAGAACAAAGGGGTTCAATTAATGTTGGATGGGGTTATCGACTACCTTCCATCTCCATTAGACGTTCCAGCTATCAAAGGGATTGACCCTGATACTGACGCTGAAGTAGAACGTCATGCAAGCGATGAAGAGCCATTCTCTGCTTTGGCCTTCAAAGTTATGACTGACCCATTCGTAGGTCGTTTAACCTTCTTCCGTGTTTACTCTGGTACTTTACAATCCGGTTCTTACGTTCAAAACGCTACTAAAGGCAAACGTGAACGTGTCGGCCGTATCTTACAAATGCACGCCAACCACCGTCAAGAAATTCCTGAAGTATTCTCTGGGGATATCGCAGCAGCTGTTGGTTTGAAAGACACTACTACTGGGGACACTCTCTGTGACGAGAAGAATGAAGTAATCCTCGAGTCTATGGAATTCCCAGAACCAGTTATCGAAGTAGCGATTGAGCCTAAATCAAAAGCTGACCAAGATAAGATGGGTGTAGCCTTACAAAAATTGGCTGAAGAAGACCCAACCTTCCGTGCTTACACTAACCAAGAAACTGGCGAAACAGTTATCGCAGGTATGGGTGAGTTACACTTGGATATCATCGTTGACCGTATGCGTCGTGAATTCAAGGTAGAAGCTAACGTGGGTGCACCACAAGTTTCTTACCGTGAAACCTTCCGTGCTGCAACTCAAGCAGAAGGTAAGTTCGTTCGCCAGTCTGGTGGTAAAGGTCAATACGGTCACGTATGGATCGAATTTACACCAAACGAAGAAGGTGCTGGTTTCGAATTCGAAAACGCAATCGTCGGTGGTGTGGTTCCTCGTGAATACATCCCAGCGGTTGAAGCTGGTTTGAAAGACGCTATGGAAAATGGTGTCCTCGCAGGCTTCCCAATGGTAGACATCAAAGCTAAGCTTTACGATGGTTCTTACCACGATGTCGACTCTTCTGAAACTGCCTTTAAGGTAGCGGCGTCCTTAGCACTCCGTGCAGCTGCTAAGAAAGCTAACCCAAGCATCTTGGAACCTATGATGGCAGTTGAAATCACTGTACCTGAAGAATACTTCGGGGACGTTATGGGTCACGTGAACTCTCGTCGCGGTCGCGTTGAAGGTTCTGAAGTGCGCGGTAACGCTCAAATCGTTAAAGGTATGATTCCATTGTCTGAAATGTTCGGTTACGCAACTACCTTGCGTTCTGCAACTCAAGGGCGTGGTACCTTCTCTATGACCTTCGACCACTATGAAGATGTGCCGAAGTCAATCGCAGAAGAAATCATCAAGAAATACGGCGGCAAGTCAGAAGACTAA
- a CDS encoding ASCH domain-containing protein, with amino-acid sequence MRSEVMWQDFCRRQGLAKDTPYEAFSFGGPGSVIADPLAQLVMAGKKTATCSAKLLYEVEDEPLPEVGSYSVILNSRNQAQCVIQTTGVVTMPYEEVTEAWARKEGEGDLSLEYWRQAHWSFFEAEFRLVNQVFTPEQELVFEEFQVVYRLPEASLG; translated from the coding sequence ATGCGCAGTGAAGTCATGTGGCAGGATTTTTGTAGGCGTCAGGGGCTGGCAAAGGATACGCCCTATGAGGCTTTTAGTTTCGGTGGACCGGGCAGTGTCATTGCGGACCCCTTGGCTCAGCTGGTCATGGCGGGCAAGAAGACGGCCACCTGCTCAGCCAAATTGCTCTATGAGGTAGAGGATGAGCCCCTGCCGGAAGTTGGAAGCTATAGCGTGATTCTGAATAGCCGTAACCAGGCTCAATGTGTCATTCAGACCACGGGGGTGGTCACCATGCCCTATGAAGAAGTGACCGAAGCTTGGGCTAGAAAAGAAGGAGAGGGCGACCTTAGCCTAGAATATTGGCGCCAGGCCCATTGGTCTTTCTTTGAAGCAGAATTTCGCTTAGTCAATCAGGTTTTTACCCCTGAACAGGAACTGGTTTTCGAAGAGTTCCAGGTAGTTTATCGCTTGCCAGAGGCGAGCTTAGGCTGA